Proteins encoded by one window of Arachis ipaensis cultivar K30076 chromosome B04, Araip1.1, whole genome shotgun sequence:
- the LOC107635576 gene encoding protein MEI2-like 4 isoform X2 encodes MPSETMNSRNFSSSLFSFEDVSPSTMQDEFWKSDNLSNCYEKNKIDVISTQHESNLFSSSLSELFNSKLKLSANSVLYGHSVDNIAPESEEEMVFDSIEELEAQTIGNLLPIDDDDLLAGLTDDHEIFVKDSSGDESDEQDLFASVGGMDLGHDDSSSSGQKNSEFHDDACKAKLELYNTSIAREHPSRTLLVKNVASDVGDSELKALFEQFGGIQRVYNACKQCGFVLASYYDIRAAQNAMQAHRNGFFGFRTFDIQYLIPKDDPSMKEINQGTLAVSLYDLSITNNELRRMFRPFGEIKEIFETPQSPHHKLIEFYDVRAATAALEALNRNDTARKMLKVEPSLIGYSKRVSSSVPNGVLCNPSEFATNINIEKQERLDSNSRKFCQANYNAHPMELNDCVFESSTADGGLSLPRHRYKWSNSYQHVGMTWPNSPSYFDGVCAAPTLPRFHGVHRSPPHMISNVVSMNSHLAQSAPAANYNIWDRQHPYAGETHCLDFYPQNMFPSLGGNYVDLQVLPMDVGFPFHNHREMMFHGRHNMIPMINSFGTYKERARSRRQGRSTPVDTKQYELDIERIKNGEDNRTTLMIKNIPNKYTSKMLLAAIDECHKGAYDFVYLPIDFKNKCNMGYAFINMTNPSLIIPFYQEFNGKKWEKFNSEKVATLAYARIQGKAALIAHFQNSSLMNEDKRCRPILFNTDGPNAGDQIPFPVGENVRNKPVKLSPAAT; translated from the exons ATGCCTTCTGAAACAATGAACTCCAGAAATTTTTCTTCATCATTGTTTTCCTTTGAAGATGTTTCTCCTTCCACTATG CAAGATGAGTTCTGGAAATCAGATAACCTATCTAATTGCTATG AAAAGAATAAAATTGATGTAATTTCCACTCAGCATGAAAGCAACCTCTTCTCTAGTTCTCTTTCAGAGTTGTTTAACAGCAAAT TGAAACTATCTGCAAATAGTGTTCTATATGGACATTCAGTTGATAATATTGCACCTGAATCTGAGGAAGAGATGGTTTTTGATTCTATTGAGGAACTTGAGGCTCAAACTATTGGGAATCTTCTCCCTATCGATGACGACGATTTGCTAGCTGGACTGACTGATGATCATGAAATCTTTGTTAAAGATAGTTCTGGTGATGAATCAGATGAACAGGATCTTTTTGCTAGTGTTGGAGGAATGGATTTAGGACATGATGATAGTTCATCTTCTGGACAAAAGAATTCTGAATTCCATGATGATGCTTGTAAAGCGAAACTCGAGCTTTATAATACCTCAATTGCAAGAGAACACCCTTCTAGAACATTGTTGGTGAAAAATGTTGCTAGTGATGTTGGAGATTCTGAATTGAAAGCTCTATTTGAG CAATTTGGAGGTATTCAGAGAGTTTACAATGCCTGCAAGCAATGTGGATTTGTGTTAGCATCATATTATGATATCAGAGCTGCCCAGAATGCAATGCAGGCTCACCGGAATGGATTTTTCGGCTTTAGGACGTTTGACATTCAATATCTTATTCCAAAG gatgatccttccatgaaagaaatTAATCAGGGCACTCTTGCTGTCTCTCTATATGATTTATCCATTACAAATAATGAACTTCGCCGAATGTTTCGCCCTTTTGGAGAAATCAAAGAG ATTTTTGAAACACCTCAGAGTCCACATCACAAGTTGATTGAATTTTATGATGTGAGAGCTGCAACGGCAGCACTTGAAGCTTTAAACAGAAATGATACTGCTAGGAAGATGCTAAAGGTTGAGCCAAGCCTAATAGGATACTCTAAAAG GGTCTCTTCAAGTGTTCCAAATGGTGTCCTTTGTAATCCATCCGAGTTCGCGACGAACATCAATATTGAAAAACAGGAAAGGCTAGATAGCAATAGCAGGAAGTTCTGTCAAGCAAACTATAATGCACACCCCATGGAATTGAATGATTGTG TTTTTGAATCCTCTACTGCTGATGGAGGCCTTTCTCTTCCTCGCCATCGATACAAATGGAGCAACTCTTATCAGCATGTTGGAATGACATGGCCAAATTCACCCTCATATTTTGATGGAGTTTGTGCAGCTCCTACCTTACCAAGATTTCATGGTGTTCATAGGTCACCACCACATATGATCAGCAATGTTGTCTCCATGAATAGCCACCTTGCGCAATCTGCTCCGGCAGCCAACTATAACATTTGGGATAGACAACATCCCTATGCAGGGGAAACACATTGTTTGGACTTCTATCCACAAAATATGTTTCCAAGTCTTGGGGGAAACTATGTTGACCTTCAAGTCCTTCCTATGGATGTTGGATTTCCATTCCATAATCATAGGGAAATGATGTTTCATGGAAGACATAATATGATTCCCATGATCAATTCTTTTGGTACTTACAAAGAACGCGCTAGAAGCCGGAGACAAGGCAGATCAACTCCGGTAGACACTAAACAGTATGAACTTGACATCGAACGCATTAAAAATGGCGAAGATAACAGGACAACACTTATGATAAAGAACATTCCCAACAA GTATACTTCAAAGATGCTATTAGCTGCAATTGATGAGTGCCATAAAGGAGCTTATGATTTTGTTTATCTACCAATTGATTTCAAA AATAAATGTAATATGGGATATGCATTCATCAACATGACTAATCCAAGCTTGATCATACCATTTTATCAG GAGTTCAATGGAAAGAAATGGGAGAAATTCAACAGTGAGAAAGTGGCAACACTAGCATATGCTCGCATACAAGGAAAAGCAGCACTCATTGCTCACTTCCAGAATTCAAGCTTGATGAACGAGGACAAGCGCTGCCGGCCGATCCTCTTCAACACTGATGGTCCTAATGCCGGCGACCAG ATCCCTTTTCCGGTAGGCGAAAATGTTCGAAACAAACCTGTCAAGCTCTCACCTGCTGCAACATGA
- the LOC107635576 gene encoding protein MEI2-like 4 isoform X1, protein MPSETMNSRNFSSSLFSFEDVSPSTMKQDEFWKSDNLSNCYEKNKIDVISTQHESNLFSSSLSELFNSKLKLSANSVLYGHSVDNIAPESEEEMVFDSIEELEAQTIGNLLPIDDDDLLAGLTDDHEIFVKDSSGDESDEQDLFASVGGMDLGHDDSSSSGQKNSEFHDDACKAKLELYNTSIAREHPSRTLLVKNVASDVGDSELKALFEQFGGIQRVYNACKQCGFVLASYYDIRAAQNAMQAHRNGFFGFRTFDIQYLIPKDDPSMKEINQGTLAVSLYDLSITNNELRRMFRPFGEIKEIFETPQSPHHKLIEFYDVRAATAALEALNRNDTARKMLKVEPSLIGYSKRVSSSVPNGVLCNPSEFATNINIEKQERLDSNSRKFCQANYNAHPMELNDCVFESSTADGGLSLPRHRYKWSNSYQHVGMTWPNSPSYFDGVCAAPTLPRFHGVHRSPPHMISNVVSMNSHLAQSAPAANYNIWDRQHPYAGETHCLDFYPQNMFPSLGGNYVDLQVLPMDVGFPFHNHREMMFHGRHNMIPMINSFGTYKERARSRRQGRSTPVDTKQYELDIERIKNGEDNRTTLMIKNIPNKYTSKMLLAAIDECHKGAYDFVYLPIDFKNKCNMGYAFINMTNPSLIIPFYQEFNGKKWEKFNSEKVATLAYARIQGKAALIAHFQNSSLMNEDKRCRPILFNTDGPNAGDQIPFPVGENVRNKPVKLSPAAT, encoded by the exons ATGCCTTCTGAAACAATGAACTCCAGAAATTTTTCTTCATCATTGTTTTCCTTTGAAGATGTTTCTCCTTCCACTATG AAGCAAGATGAGTTCTGGAAATCAGATAACCTATCTAATTGCTATG AAAAGAATAAAATTGATGTAATTTCCACTCAGCATGAAAGCAACCTCTTCTCTAGTTCTCTTTCAGAGTTGTTTAACAGCAAAT TGAAACTATCTGCAAATAGTGTTCTATATGGACATTCAGTTGATAATATTGCACCTGAATCTGAGGAAGAGATGGTTTTTGATTCTATTGAGGAACTTGAGGCTCAAACTATTGGGAATCTTCTCCCTATCGATGACGACGATTTGCTAGCTGGACTGACTGATGATCATGAAATCTTTGTTAAAGATAGTTCTGGTGATGAATCAGATGAACAGGATCTTTTTGCTAGTGTTGGAGGAATGGATTTAGGACATGATGATAGTTCATCTTCTGGACAAAAGAATTCTGAATTCCATGATGATGCTTGTAAAGCGAAACTCGAGCTTTATAATACCTCAATTGCAAGAGAACACCCTTCTAGAACATTGTTGGTGAAAAATGTTGCTAGTGATGTTGGAGATTCTGAATTGAAAGCTCTATTTGAG CAATTTGGAGGTATTCAGAGAGTTTACAATGCCTGCAAGCAATGTGGATTTGTGTTAGCATCATATTATGATATCAGAGCTGCCCAGAATGCAATGCAGGCTCACCGGAATGGATTTTTCGGCTTTAGGACGTTTGACATTCAATATCTTATTCCAAAG gatgatccttccatgaaagaaatTAATCAGGGCACTCTTGCTGTCTCTCTATATGATTTATCCATTACAAATAATGAACTTCGCCGAATGTTTCGCCCTTTTGGAGAAATCAAAGAG ATTTTTGAAACACCTCAGAGTCCACATCACAAGTTGATTGAATTTTATGATGTGAGAGCTGCAACGGCAGCACTTGAAGCTTTAAACAGAAATGATACTGCTAGGAAGATGCTAAAGGTTGAGCCAAGCCTAATAGGATACTCTAAAAG GGTCTCTTCAAGTGTTCCAAATGGTGTCCTTTGTAATCCATCCGAGTTCGCGACGAACATCAATATTGAAAAACAGGAAAGGCTAGATAGCAATAGCAGGAAGTTCTGTCAAGCAAACTATAATGCACACCCCATGGAATTGAATGATTGTG TTTTTGAATCCTCTACTGCTGATGGAGGCCTTTCTCTTCCTCGCCATCGATACAAATGGAGCAACTCTTATCAGCATGTTGGAATGACATGGCCAAATTCACCCTCATATTTTGATGGAGTTTGTGCAGCTCCTACCTTACCAAGATTTCATGGTGTTCATAGGTCACCACCACATATGATCAGCAATGTTGTCTCCATGAATAGCCACCTTGCGCAATCTGCTCCGGCAGCCAACTATAACATTTGGGATAGACAACATCCCTATGCAGGGGAAACACATTGTTTGGACTTCTATCCACAAAATATGTTTCCAAGTCTTGGGGGAAACTATGTTGACCTTCAAGTCCTTCCTATGGATGTTGGATTTCCATTCCATAATCATAGGGAAATGATGTTTCATGGAAGACATAATATGATTCCCATGATCAATTCTTTTGGTACTTACAAAGAACGCGCTAGAAGCCGGAGACAAGGCAGATCAACTCCGGTAGACACTAAACAGTATGAACTTGACATCGAACGCATTAAAAATGGCGAAGATAACAGGACAACACTTATGATAAAGAACATTCCCAACAA GTATACTTCAAAGATGCTATTAGCTGCAATTGATGAGTGCCATAAAGGAGCTTATGATTTTGTTTATCTACCAATTGATTTCAAA AATAAATGTAATATGGGATATGCATTCATCAACATGACTAATCCAAGCTTGATCATACCATTTTATCAG GAGTTCAATGGAAAGAAATGGGAGAAATTCAACAGTGAGAAAGTGGCAACACTAGCATATGCTCGCATACAAGGAAAAGCAGCACTCATTGCTCACTTCCAGAATTCAAGCTTGATGAACGAGGACAAGCGCTGCCGGCCGATCCTCTTCAACACTGATGGTCCTAATGCCGGCGACCAG ATCCCTTTTCCGGTAGGCGAAAATGTTCGAAACAAACCTGTCAAGCTCTCACCTGCTGCAACATGA
- the LOC107635576 gene encoding protein MEI2-like 4 isoform X3 — protein MPSETMNSRNFSSSLFSFEDVSPSTMKQDEFWKSDNLSNCYVKLSANSVLYGHSVDNIAPESEEEMVFDSIEELEAQTIGNLLPIDDDDLLAGLTDDHEIFVKDSSGDESDEQDLFASVGGMDLGHDDSSSSGQKNSEFHDDACKAKLELYNTSIAREHPSRTLLVKNVASDVGDSELKALFEQFGGIQRVYNACKQCGFVLASYYDIRAAQNAMQAHRNGFFGFRTFDIQYLIPKDDPSMKEINQGTLAVSLYDLSITNNELRRMFRPFGEIKEIFETPQSPHHKLIEFYDVRAATAALEALNRNDTARKMLKVEPSLIGYSKRVSSSVPNGVLCNPSEFATNINIEKQERLDSNSRKFCQANYNAHPMELNDCVFESSTADGGLSLPRHRYKWSNSYQHVGMTWPNSPSYFDGVCAAPTLPRFHGVHRSPPHMISNVVSMNSHLAQSAPAANYNIWDRQHPYAGETHCLDFYPQNMFPSLGGNYVDLQVLPMDVGFPFHNHREMMFHGRHNMIPMINSFGTYKERARSRRQGRSTPVDTKQYELDIERIKNGEDNRTTLMIKNIPNKYTSKMLLAAIDECHKGAYDFVYLPIDFKNKCNMGYAFINMTNPSLIIPFYQEFNGKKWEKFNSEKVATLAYARIQGKAALIAHFQNSSLMNEDKRCRPILFNTDGPNAGDQIPFPVGENVRNKPVKLSPAAT, from the exons ATGCCTTCTGAAACAATGAACTCCAGAAATTTTTCTTCATCATTGTTTTCCTTTGAAGATGTTTCTCCTTCCACTATG AAGCAAGATGAGTTCTGGAAATCAGATAACCTATCTAATTGCTATG TGAAACTATCTGCAAATAGTGTTCTATATGGACATTCAGTTGATAATATTGCACCTGAATCTGAGGAAGAGATGGTTTTTGATTCTATTGAGGAACTTGAGGCTCAAACTATTGGGAATCTTCTCCCTATCGATGACGACGATTTGCTAGCTGGACTGACTGATGATCATGAAATCTTTGTTAAAGATAGTTCTGGTGATGAATCAGATGAACAGGATCTTTTTGCTAGTGTTGGAGGAATGGATTTAGGACATGATGATAGTTCATCTTCTGGACAAAAGAATTCTGAATTCCATGATGATGCTTGTAAAGCGAAACTCGAGCTTTATAATACCTCAATTGCAAGAGAACACCCTTCTAGAACATTGTTGGTGAAAAATGTTGCTAGTGATGTTGGAGATTCTGAATTGAAAGCTCTATTTGAG CAATTTGGAGGTATTCAGAGAGTTTACAATGCCTGCAAGCAATGTGGATTTGTGTTAGCATCATATTATGATATCAGAGCTGCCCAGAATGCAATGCAGGCTCACCGGAATGGATTTTTCGGCTTTAGGACGTTTGACATTCAATATCTTATTCCAAAG gatgatccttccatgaaagaaatTAATCAGGGCACTCTTGCTGTCTCTCTATATGATTTATCCATTACAAATAATGAACTTCGCCGAATGTTTCGCCCTTTTGGAGAAATCAAAGAG ATTTTTGAAACACCTCAGAGTCCACATCACAAGTTGATTGAATTTTATGATGTGAGAGCTGCAACGGCAGCACTTGAAGCTTTAAACAGAAATGATACTGCTAGGAAGATGCTAAAGGTTGAGCCAAGCCTAATAGGATACTCTAAAAG GGTCTCTTCAAGTGTTCCAAATGGTGTCCTTTGTAATCCATCCGAGTTCGCGACGAACATCAATATTGAAAAACAGGAAAGGCTAGATAGCAATAGCAGGAAGTTCTGTCAAGCAAACTATAATGCACACCCCATGGAATTGAATGATTGTG TTTTTGAATCCTCTACTGCTGATGGAGGCCTTTCTCTTCCTCGCCATCGATACAAATGGAGCAACTCTTATCAGCATGTTGGAATGACATGGCCAAATTCACCCTCATATTTTGATGGAGTTTGTGCAGCTCCTACCTTACCAAGATTTCATGGTGTTCATAGGTCACCACCACATATGATCAGCAATGTTGTCTCCATGAATAGCCACCTTGCGCAATCTGCTCCGGCAGCCAACTATAACATTTGGGATAGACAACATCCCTATGCAGGGGAAACACATTGTTTGGACTTCTATCCACAAAATATGTTTCCAAGTCTTGGGGGAAACTATGTTGACCTTCAAGTCCTTCCTATGGATGTTGGATTTCCATTCCATAATCATAGGGAAATGATGTTTCATGGAAGACATAATATGATTCCCATGATCAATTCTTTTGGTACTTACAAAGAACGCGCTAGAAGCCGGAGACAAGGCAGATCAACTCCGGTAGACACTAAACAGTATGAACTTGACATCGAACGCATTAAAAATGGCGAAGATAACAGGACAACACTTATGATAAAGAACATTCCCAACAA GTATACTTCAAAGATGCTATTAGCTGCAATTGATGAGTGCCATAAAGGAGCTTATGATTTTGTTTATCTACCAATTGATTTCAAA AATAAATGTAATATGGGATATGCATTCATCAACATGACTAATCCAAGCTTGATCATACCATTTTATCAG GAGTTCAATGGAAAGAAATGGGAGAAATTCAACAGTGAGAAAGTGGCAACACTAGCATATGCTCGCATACAAGGAAAAGCAGCACTCATTGCTCACTTCCAGAATTCAAGCTTGATGAACGAGGACAAGCGCTGCCGGCCGATCCTCTTCAACACTGATGGTCCTAATGCCGGCGACCAG ATCCCTTTTCCGGTAGGCGAAAATGTTCGAAACAAACCTGTCAAGCTCTCACCTGCTGCAACATGA
- the LOC107635576 gene encoding protein MEI2-like 4 isoform X4, with protein MPSETMNSRNFSSSLFSFEDVSPSTMQDEFWKSDNLSNCYVKLSANSVLYGHSVDNIAPESEEEMVFDSIEELEAQTIGNLLPIDDDDLLAGLTDDHEIFVKDSSGDESDEQDLFASVGGMDLGHDDSSSSGQKNSEFHDDACKAKLELYNTSIAREHPSRTLLVKNVASDVGDSELKALFEQFGGIQRVYNACKQCGFVLASYYDIRAAQNAMQAHRNGFFGFRTFDIQYLIPKDDPSMKEINQGTLAVSLYDLSITNNELRRMFRPFGEIKEIFETPQSPHHKLIEFYDVRAATAALEALNRNDTARKMLKVEPSLIGYSKRVSSSVPNGVLCNPSEFATNINIEKQERLDSNSRKFCQANYNAHPMELNDCVFESSTADGGLSLPRHRYKWSNSYQHVGMTWPNSPSYFDGVCAAPTLPRFHGVHRSPPHMISNVVSMNSHLAQSAPAANYNIWDRQHPYAGETHCLDFYPQNMFPSLGGNYVDLQVLPMDVGFPFHNHREMMFHGRHNMIPMINSFGTYKERARSRRQGRSTPVDTKQYELDIERIKNGEDNRTTLMIKNIPNKYTSKMLLAAIDECHKGAYDFVYLPIDFKNKCNMGYAFINMTNPSLIIPFYQEFNGKKWEKFNSEKVATLAYARIQGKAALIAHFQNSSLMNEDKRCRPILFNTDGPNAGDQIPFPVGENVRNKPVKLSPAAT; from the exons ATGCCTTCTGAAACAATGAACTCCAGAAATTTTTCTTCATCATTGTTTTCCTTTGAAGATGTTTCTCCTTCCACTATG CAAGATGAGTTCTGGAAATCAGATAACCTATCTAATTGCTATG TGAAACTATCTGCAAATAGTGTTCTATATGGACATTCAGTTGATAATATTGCACCTGAATCTGAGGAAGAGATGGTTTTTGATTCTATTGAGGAACTTGAGGCTCAAACTATTGGGAATCTTCTCCCTATCGATGACGACGATTTGCTAGCTGGACTGACTGATGATCATGAAATCTTTGTTAAAGATAGTTCTGGTGATGAATCAGATGAACAGGATCTTTTTGCTAGTGTTGGAGGAATGGATTTAGGACATGATGATAGTTCATCTTCTGGACAAAAGAATTCTGAATTCCATGATGATGCTTGTAAAGCGAAACTCGAGCTTTATAATACCTCAATTGCAAGAGAACACCCTTCTAGAACATTGTTGGTGAAAAATGTTGCTAGTGATGTTGGAGATTCTGAATTGAAAGCTCTATTTGAG CAATTTGGAGGTATTCAGAGAGTTTACAATGCCTGCAAGCAATGTGGATTTGTGTTAGCATCATATTATGATATCAGAGCTGCCCAGAATGCAATGCAGGCTCACCGGAATGGATTTTTCGGCTTTAGGACGTTTGACATTCAATATCTTATTCCAAAG gatgatccttccatgaaagaaatTAATCAGGGCACTCTTGCTGTCTCTCTATATGATTTATCCATTACAAATAATGAACTTCGCCGAATGTTTCGCCCTTTTGGAGAAATCAAAGAG ATTTTTGAAACACCTCAGAGTCCACATCACAAGTTGATTGAATTTTATGATGTGAGAGCTGCAACGGCAGCACTTGAAGCTTTAAACAGAAATGATACTGCTAGGAAGATGCTAAAGGTTGAGCCAAGCCTAATAGGATACTCTAAAAG GGTCTCTTCAAGTGTTCCAAATGGTGTCCTTTGTAATCCATCCGAGTTCGCGACGAACATCAATATTGAAAAACAGGAAAGGCTAGATAGCAATAGCAGGAAGTTCTGTCAAGCAAACTATAATGCACACCCCATGGAATTGAATGATTGTG TTTTTGAATCCTCTACTGCTGATGGAGGCCTTTCTCTTCCTCGCCATCGATACAAATGGAGCAACTCTTATCAGCATGTTGGAATGACATGGCCAAATTCACCCTCATATTTTGATGGAGTTTGTGCAGCTCCTACCTTACCAAGATTTCATGGTGTTCATAGGTCACCACCACATATGATCAGCAATGTTGTCTCCATGAATAGCCACCTTGCGCAATCTGCTCCGGCAGCCAACTATAACATTTGGGATAGACAACATCCCTATGCAGGGGAAACACATTGTTTGGACTTCTATCCACAAAATATGTTTCCAAGTCTTGGGGGAAACTATGTTGACCTTCAAGTCCTTCCTATGGATGTTGGATTTCCATTCCATAATCATAGGGAAATGATGTTTCATGGAAGACATAATATGATTCCCATGATCAATTCTTTTGGTACTTACAAAGAACGCGCTAGAAGCCGGAGACAAGGCAGATCAACTCCGGTAGACACTAAACAGTATGAACTTGACATCGAACGCATTAAAAATGGCGAAGATAACAGGACAACACTTATGATAAAGAACATTCCCAACAA GTATACTTCAAAGATGCTATTAGCTGCAATTGATGAGTGCCATAAAGGAGCTTATGATTTTGTTTATCTACCAATTGATTTCAAA AATAAATGTAATATGGGATATGCATTCATCAACATGACTAATCCAAGCTTGATCATACCATTTTATCAG GAGTTCAATGGAAAGAAATGGGAGAAATTCAACAGTGAGAAAGTGGCAACACTAGCATATGCTCGCATACAAGGAAAAGCAGCACTCATTGCTCACTTCCAGAATTCAAGCTTGATGAACGAGGACAAGCGCTGCCGGCCGATCCTCTTCAACACTGATGGTCCTAATGCCGGCGACCAG ATCCCTTTTCCGGTAGGCGAAAATGTTCGAAACAAACCTGTCAAGCTCTCACCTGCTGCAACATGA